A region of the Synergistaceae bacterium genome:
GTTAATGGAACTCGTTATTTTTGCGCTGACTCCTTTAATCTCGATAACGCGGGGCGGGCACTGATATTTAATCTCGTCAATCTCAAATAAACCGCACGGGAGAGTCTGTGTTGTGCCGCCTTTGTCCCAGTCATGCAAGATAATATTTGCGCGAATAGTGTCGCCCTTTGACGGGAACCAGTCCGCCACCCATAAAGAGTCTCTATCACTCAATGAAATATTTATGTCGTCTGACTTATCGCCGGAGTTGTCATTAAATGTAAAGCTCAATAAGTAAGGCGCGATATCCCGTGAAATGTCCTTATTCTCATATAAAATTTTTATTTCTGCCCGTCTAGCTTGAGACATGAATTATTACCCGCTTTCTTATGTAAAAGTAAAATTAAATTCGTTCGCATATAACTATTTATATTATAATAATCCCACAAGAAAGAAGGGAATTTATCATGAGTAATGACAATCGGAAATATATCACACGGGATTTTTACGATTCGAACATGCGCGAATTTAAGGAAGCCGTTAATGCGTCAATAGCGGCGGCGGAGGCTAGGTGCGAGAGAATCGCGGCGGACATGAGAGCAGATAATGCGCGGGTCTTAGCCGAATTCAAAGCGCAATCTGCGGAACTTAGAGCGCAGTACGCAATCACGCAGGAAAAATTTACTAGCGTAGATAAGAGACTCGATAACATAGAAAAGTCGCAAGATAAATTTTTTAGAAATACCGGACTTGCTTTAACGGGAATGACTTTATTATTTACAGCCCTGCAAATCTCACTGTCATTAATAACAATCATGAAATAAAAGCCTGTTCACACGGGCAGGCTTTGTATTTTTACTCAATCCACGGCGGGAGAGTGTTTACAGCGGGAATATCTATATCAGGTATTACCAGCTCGCAGCCGGCCGGGAATATCACATAATTAATATATTTTGTATTCGCGCTGATTAATTTATCGCACAACGACTCGCCGCCCAATTCCTGATAAAATTTAAACGCTATCAAGTCCCATGTGTCGCCCTGTATAGTTCTATAAATTCTAGGCATATTCTAACCTCATAAAATTATTATTAATCTCGTCTAAGACACTTTTAACTTTTTCGGCTATTAACCCGCCGAGCGAATTATTATCACGCGATTCTGACCCGCCCGCGTTGACGGAAATATTAATCACGGGCGCAAATTGTTTATTATTGCGATTAGTGCCGCCATTAACATAATTGATATTAGTAATGCTATTTTCATCGTTAAAAATCCCTCCGTTTGATAAAGTATCTTGTTTTGAGTTAAAAATTTCACGATTTATTATATTATTTGTTTCAGTAAATGAGCGGGTCAGATTGTTATTATTAATCGAGCTTGTATTACTGCTTTCATGAATGAGCCCTAATTTTTCGGCTGCTTGAATTAACAAACCCGTCCCGCGTGTTTTGTCAGTGAGAGGAATAATTGCCTCTGCTCCGGCCTCTGCTACCAGTCCTAAATGAGGCTTTGTAAATATACCGCCCGTTGCATAACGGGGAACTGAATCTGCTTTATTTCTTCCGCCCGGTGTTCGCTTGCCTGCCGGTTGTCCGTTGCTTCCTGCTTTGCCTCCGAGTTGAGGGGGTGCGCTAACCTGTACAGAATTCGGCGAACCTCCGCCGAGCCATGAAGGGAGCTCCCAGTTAAAAGGATTTAAGCCGGAGAATAATGACATTATCCAGTTGCAGAAATCATTAAACATATTTCGCAAATCTGCAATTACTCCCAGTGCTGAGTCTTTAATCGACGAAAAAATATTACTGAACGAAATAGAATCCCAGTACACAAGAAAAGCCGCGCATTTTTCTTTTATCCATGCCCACATATTCACACCTAAATTTTTTATCGAGTCCCAGTTCTTATAAAGCGAATAACCCAGCGCAACGAGTCCGGCGATTGCTGTAATAACGAGTCCGATCGGGTTTGCATTCATGGCCGCATTTAATAGCCACTGCGCCCCTTCCCATGCTTTTGTTGCGATTGAGACTCCGTTTATAGCAGTCTGCAAAGCTGCCCATGATGACGCGAGCGAAAATATCAGCTTCATATATTTATAGACGGTAAAGAAAATTTTTAGCCCGCCCGCAATGTAAACTATTCGCGTAATCCAGTTAGCTAAATCTTGATGATTCGTGATTAAATTATTTAAGTCTGTTATCCAGTTTGTTAATGTGCCTGTTACAAATCTATTTATAGGCTCTAATGCTTGCCCGATTTTATTCATGAGCCCCTCCCATGCCGAACCGAGCCGCGTTAAATCTCCCGTTAAAGTGTCGTTGCGGATTTGCGCCGTCTGACCTGCCCAGCCGACGTGTTCATTATTATTTAACCTCTGCTCGGCCCTGTCTATATCGCCGTTATATGCTCCCTTTGCTAATGCCGTTAAAGCCTTGCCCTGTTGAAGTCCGAATATACGCGCAAAATAATTAACTTGTTCAGCCTCGCCAAATTTCGCCGTCTTTGTATAAATTTCTTTGAGTAAATCCGGGAATTCTCTGTAATGGCCGTCTCTAGTTTTGACGGAAATATTTAATTTATCAAGCGCCTTGCTGACTTCCTTAGGCTCTTTTGCGAGCCGCATTAATGTACTTGCAATTGCTGTTCCTGCGTCCGAGTCGCTATATCCATATTGAGCCATGACTCCGACGAGTGCCGCGAGCTGTTTTGCGTTCATTCCGATTTGACTTGCCAAAGGAGCGGCGGGCTTCATGACCTCGGCAATCTTTAATATATCCGTCGGAAATTGCGAGCTCGTGAAAGCTAATATATCAGCAAGTTCACCGGCCTGATTTGATTTCATGCCCATCCCGCCGAGAATTCGCGTAATTGCGTCTGCGCTTTGTGTAAGCTG
Encoded here:
- a CDS encoding tail protein X, with product MPRIYRTIQGDTWDLIAFKFYQELGGESLCDKLISANTKYINYVIFPAGCELVIPDIDIPAVNTLPPWIE
- a CDS encoding phage tail tape measure protein; translated protein: MTKVLDLIFKLDVAMNNGIGGNLAAAGQAVNDFNNKLAGLKKTAAQTGEFANLSQKIRTNQETMLSMRQSAKLTGTQLDASRMQVQKLQSRYSALKAAQDKLIQSGQKKSATYQILAQRLARTKGELQAAQTQTRNLEREQSRLNNSADKLQRGLERDRESLSQLRNALGAAGQSTDALREKQARQLQQIERIEAAQRRYNEVRSKLSWNSFKGDLLESAAIVKAFQAPIKINMDFTAAMASYRSVARLTEKEFNDMSILAQKLGAETQFTAAQAAQTMEILSRAGWNTSDIQAGVGQVLNMAAAEGLQLTQSADAITRILGGMGMKSNQAGELADILAFTSSQFPTDILKIAEVMKPAAPLASQIGMNAKQLAALVGVMAQYGYSDSDAGTAIASTLMRLAKEPKEVSKALDKLNISVKTRDGHYREFPDLLKEIYTKTAKFGEAEQVNYFARIFGLQQGKALTALAKGAYNGDIDRAEQRLNNNEHVGWAGQTAQIRNDTLTGDLTRLGSAWEGLMNKIGQALEPINRFVTGTLTNWITDLNNLITNHQDLANWITRIVYIAGGLKIFFTVYKYMKLIFSLASSWAALQTAINGVSIATKAWEGAQWLLNAAMNANPIGLVITAIAGLVALGYSLYKNWDSIKNLGVNMWAWIKEKCAAFLVYWDSISFSNIFSSIKDSALGVIADLRNMFNDFCNWIMSLFSGLNPFNWELPSWLGGGSPNSVQVSAPPQLGGKAGSNGQPAGKRTPGGRNKADSVPRYATGGIFTKPHLGLVAEAGAEAIIPLTDKTRGTGLLIQAAEKLGLIHESSNTSSINNNNLTRSFTETNNIINREIFNSKQDTLSNGGIFNDENSITNINYVNGGTNRNNKQFAPVINISVNAGGSESRDNNSLGGLIAEKVKSVLDEINNNFMRLEYA